A stretch of DNA from Tigriopus californicus strain San Diego chromosome 8, Tcal_SD_v2.1, whole genome shotgun sequence:
attccgttcagggccatattactctcagttaaTAAgggcgggatttgaacccacgccctctggggaaccatgttgTGCCTCATttgggtacattagaccactcagctaccatggttccttgTGACAATCATTAACTGATAATGTAGACACAATGTCctacttcttcatcttcaagtcATATGGTTTGTAGCCAATTGTTACAAAAGCCTGAATTAAAgttcatgaaatttcaaatctatACAAGCCAAGCCATGACCTAAAAAATGTGAGCCTTGACAGGGGTAAATGGAAACCAAATGTAATCAGAACAATGCAGTTGTGATAAAACCAGATNNNNNNNNNNNNNNNNNNNNNNNNNNNNNNNTAAGCATGCCTTAGGAATGATGGAAAtatatctttctttctttcattagacactttggccatgttctgaaaaaaaaaaggtattcaggttaatttttattgaaagccgaaaaagaagaaacattgAATGGCTGTGTTTAACAAAGAGCAAAACATAATCACGCCATTTTGGAATAGAGGTCAATTAAAACTGAGAAGCAAATGCCTTGAAATGGAAGGAGGGAATTTGCTCTGGATTTTTTGAGCACATTtatattttcaaggaaaaggagTAAAATTTATGGAAAACACCTCtactttttgagccaaaatgtaaaataatGCTAAATACacaaatcatgcaaaaagataggaaaatgaaaaataatgcatttccatttattttcCTTGGACTGCCCTGCTCATAGTCAAGATTAAAGNNNNNNNNNNNNNNNNNNNNNNNNNNNNNNNNNNNNCATCTTTTCAGTGGATTGAACTGCtagggatcccattcccaatGTCATGCTGCTGAAGTCAAAAGGATTAAAGAGTGCTAGTTGCTAAATAAACTCTTTATCATGTTCGTGCTTTGAACCAAAGTAGCTTGCATCATGTCAAAGCAATTGCGCTTAAGCCTTGTATCAATTGTGTTGGGCTTACAAGTAAGCATGCCTTAGGAATGATGGAAAtatatctttctttctttcattagacactttggccatgttctgaaaaacaaaagtatTCATGTTTATTGGTTATTGAAAGCCGAAAAGATGAAACATGGAATGGCTGTGTTTAACAaagatcgaacccatgaacccgagtttaactcggtcgcgcgttaaccaactgcgctagaaCCATCTCCCTTTATGAAGAGCCCTTCTGATTCCCACTCCAAGTAGCCCATTGAAGGAGTAATATGGACTGCGGTTTAACTAGGATAACAATTTGATTGCCCAAAATAGGGGGGTCTCCGgccaccatttttttctcgcGGCCATCAAGTCCCAACAATTGCTACTTTGGAAATGTTGGTCTCCCCTACTGGGCCCACCTGGCTGGGAACGCTGATTTAAATTCTGATTTTGTGGCTTCCAAGGTGCGAACCTGCAGCAGCGTCGCACGACCACAAATCTGTGCGCACGACCTCGCTCTTTAAATCAGTCTCGCTTGCACTGTATTGTGGAAGGCGATATTAAAAATCGACTCAGTACAAACCAGCTGGTAGTTTTGGTCTGCTTATTTGTATGTGAAACGTAGATGGGCAGTCAACCATAAAAAGATAACTAACATTCATTGCAAATCAAGCTTAACGTTTATGGGTATTACCTTCCTTAGACAATCAAAAATTCATCTCATTATCACCAAAGGCAAGATACTATTGGACTTATTCCATCTTCATGCTCTATCTCAAAAACCTAAAGATGCTGAATTAcaaccattttctttttttggttcggTTTTTCACGGGATTATCTTACCACTACAGGGAGGTAATtgccagtactattaaaaaaaaaggttataatttgtcttttGATTACCTTTCagtctttatatgatatttggtctagcaatgaatttgagttggcagaccgagctagtccttgaatgtaggattgatctggattGCTGtcaaaaaatttgtccaagtctgacttgaaagatgctactggatcaacaaggcctatgtattctctacgaatattagagggaagcaaattaaacaatgaaagagcctgagaaagaagagatgtggactgcattgttcaaactagcctggattcttgagggcttgaaggtgctctcaaaacgcacattaagcttctacggtcactagatttgaccctaaatcctgggttgggacaaagctcatggatgcttttgaagatgtacagtatcagatacctttcctACCTTCTCTGACCACTGTacgtacagtcccaacttttttaatctctcccaatatgagaggactctcattcctgtgatgttcctagtgaaatatctttggacttgtttgaccttttgcaaacctgctgaactcattggatcccaaatgggtgaagtatattcaagatgtggctgaacaatcaacttgtacagagttagcattgtgatgctatctctggacttaaacatgcaaaatatccaacaatacatttgaaaagctttactcaccttcagctggatatgctcatctaactttccattattttggaggactacacctaaatctttcatagatgagacctgctcaatatctttacctccattatctaggagtggagtatttaaaggagttgacccaaaggtcattgagcagaatttcattccgttcagggccatattactctcagttaaTAAgggcgggatttgaacccacgccctctgggaaACCATGTTGTGCCTCTattgggtacattagaccactcagctaccatggttccttgTGACAATCATTAACTGATAATGTAGACCCAATGCctacttcttcatcttcaagtcATATGGTTTGTAGCCAATTATTACAAAAGCCTGAATTAAAgttcatgaaatttcaaatctatACAAGCCAAGCCATGACCTAAAAAATGTGAACCTTGACAGGGGTAAATGGAAACCAAATGTAATCAGAACAAAGCAGTTGTGATAAAACCAGATTATCAGGCTAACCTTCAAAATTTTTCACCATGACCTGTTAATACACCATAAGGAACCCAAAGGCAAAGTCAACTGAAGAAGTCAGTGTAGCTGAACAGTCTCCGAGGCAGGGAGAAGCAGGCCCAAATCTTGGCCCATGGTGTCATAGGTTCAGGCCCCCACACTGGAAGTTTAATCTTTTATGGGCGGAGAGGGGGTAGAGTGGTACAATCTTTGTCGCCATTCTCCGCTCTCTGACTTGACTATTTTAAGTGGCTTGATTCATTTAGTTGCTTTAGTGATAGGTCTAGCCTACCCACCTCTGGCTGGTTGGAGGTGGGCCAACTGTACGCACTGGTACATAGTCGTGTACTGGATAAGGGGTAACGGGGCTACTCCGTCAGAGATgaaggaggaaagaaagaaagaaagaaagaaagagaacggaccctccctcccccctccctccgTGCCATCCGTCGTGCCTCCTTGGCTGGCAGACCTCAGACTCAGGCGGAGGGAGAGGCTGGAGGAGAACGCAAGAGAAAGGAAGGCCAGAAACAAGACAAGGCACTAACCAGTCGAAAGGCCAGAGCACTCAGAAACTTGTGGATCAACGCCGTGAGATCGAGAGTGagtaagtaagtgagtgagtgagtgagtgaaccCATCGTCTTTGGccttcagagagagagagagagagagagagagagaggaccCGAGAAGGCTGTGTCAGATCCAGATCAAGCAGGGCCTGACAGAAATTGAAAGTGACTGACTCACGGCAATTGCATTGTGACGACGTCAAACCCAAGCCAGGATACCGGCTACCAGCCTAACATCGTCGCTCACCGTGACCTCAGTGACCTCGGTGACCTCCAAGATATCACTGACGGAGCCTCCCACCTGGTTCAGGGCTAGCATGGCCTAATCCAGCCTGGTTGCCCGCTTGGCGATCGCACTCCGGACTCCGGTTCATCTCTCATTACTATGGCCAGTCCCGATGGGCCCTGCGTAGCGGTCATTCCGCCGCTCGATCATCCGCCCGTGGTAGGCGGGGCGGCGGAAGAGGAGGTCGCGCGAGCCGTGCTGGCCtcggaagaagaagaagaagaagatgatgattcCGAGGAGGTAGGCCACGGGCTAGCCACGGGCCAGGCTGCCGCTCGCTCCGATGATGAGGACCATGAAGACGAAGAGGCGGATGGCCAAGACGAGGCCGTGCCCCATCAATTCGAGCGGGCCTCACCTGGACACAACTGCGACAACTGCTTACACGCCCGACGATTTGCCTACCCGCAGCCCCGACTCAAATCCTCGCTTTTGCGATCCATGCGCCGCACGGGCTTACACTTTAGTCCGACTCATCCGGGTCGGCGCTCGCCCGCGCCCTCGACCACGGTGGTCGATATCCTGACCTTGATCATCCAGTGGCAAATGTACCATTTGTCTGACCAGATCTTGTCCTATTTGGACGCGGTGTCGTTGCGCACGTGCGAGGAGGTGTGTTGTCTGTGGCGGGGCTACATTCGCCATCAAAAGACTTGGCGCAAAGTGGTGGTGAACACGGCCAAGGAAACTCCGCAATTGATGGAGCTCAACGGGTGGAATCGCCTCTTGTCCAGGTTGAGCACCACGCGCGATATGGTCGATATGGACGTGTTTAAGAACGTAAGTGTTGAGTCGCGAGAAATCCATAATCAATCACTCACTGATAAAAGTTTGAGTTGCGCCTGTTAAAGGTTGAAGTGTGGCGCTTGAGGACGGAAAAAAGTTGAGCTGCTACTATATTCTTTTGTCGATTGAAAATGATTAGCAATAACTGATTCACCAGCCTGAACCCGTGAAGGTGTTTGGGGTCAgcaatatacgtacatacaaaAGACGAGACATTGACCTAAGGCGTCTTTTGCAAAACCAAACCCAGACCAAATGAAGAACCCCAATCTCATGCGTACCACCAGGGGTGATTAATTTCTTATTCTTGAGAGTATCCCCATTTTCCCTGCTCAATAATTTGAACTTGTCTGATGTCATTGTCCATAACGAAAAAGGTCTTGGGTTTCTTTATAGTTGTATTGGAAAATGACCACGCTGAAAGAAGTTTGGCGACATCAGGCTTTGTCCGAGAACAAGAACCATTTCAAGCGCTCCGGCACGATTGTTTGGACGTTCTTACCGTCTGGTCGCTCCGTGTCCGTGTACACGCAAGGCAAGGGCTACGTGATCAAGATCCACGACGACATGACCTTCAAGTTCCGGGCCTTGCTTCGATCCACGCTGGGCACGGTCAAGAAAGACAACCTCTGTTTAGATGCCACGGAAAAACGCATCGCCGTGGGCGGATTTGTCAGTCAGAAAGTGTGGGTGTTCAATGTCAAGGAGGGCCCAATCACCCGAAAGCGCCATCTCGAGTATCTCTTGGGCGTGATGAAGGGCGAGCTGGCCCGTGCCGAGCCCACGCTCGACATCGAGCTCTACAAGTTCATCAATGCCGAGTCGGGCGTGCGGAAAATCAAGCTCCACCCCGATGAGAAGCGCATGGCGGTGCTCTTGCCTTCCAATCAGTCGGTGGAGATTTGGGACATTGACCAAGTGATTCGTCTTCAAACCCACTCGGTTCAAGCCGACTCGCTCTACCTCATTTGGAAAGAGGGCATCTTGGTGACCGCCCCCACCTATTCGGGAATCATCCAAGTGTTCAACACCGACCGAGAGACTCGAGTGGGGACGGTGGTAGGCAATTTGCGGCGGATTGATGCCATTGCTATGTACAATCAACTCATTGTCACGGCCGAGGGCAAGATGATCAAGCTCTGGAGCATGCCCGACGAAAAGATGTTGATCCATTGGATCGCCACCAAAGGTCATCTCTGCTCGTTGTTCCTGAATGATGTGATTGTGGTGAGCGGCTCGAGTGCGGGCGTGGTCAAGATCTGGGATCTTAAGACCCTGTTCTTGTTGAAGGGCGTGGATTGCGTGCCAATTCGAAGGATCACCATGAAAGGCATCCTTCACTATCCAATCAAATTCATCCATTTGTGGTCCTACACCAACATGGTGATTGTGGCCAAGTACGAAGCTAAGAAACGCAAGGACAAGGTCAAAATCGTGCAAGTAAAAACATATTGATCTGTGATAGAACACATCCACCCCGCCCGAAATCCGAACTTCTCAAAACCCGATCCGAGCCCTTCCTTTCGCTCTTGTTGGCCATTCGAACCGCTCTCAAATCATTATGGAGCAAGGTCTATGCCAGCATGCGAGGATGGCCGTACCCACAAACACTCACCTCTCTTCCCCACCAAGAATCATACATACGTAACTATTGAGTTTTGTTCCCACCCACCATTATTGTCCAAATCAGGTCGGCTCACACACAATGctaggatgatgatgaaggaCCGGCCAGAAGAGATTGATCTCCCGAATTCGATATCGCGGCCgggaagaagaaaacaaatatcacCCGGATTTCAAGGATCGTCCTGGacgttgatgatgataatgatgatgaagtcGTGCAATTTTATGTCCTCATTTTCCCACCTGTCCTGTCCGTCTCTCGTAAACCTGCATTTGTTTGAATGCGTTTCCGTTTTCTtatcaacctcattgtcagaGCTTCACTGTCAATTCATGTGTGGAACTAGTTTCCATCCATGCCATTGGAAATACTCTTCCACGTTCAAAATTGTCTGCATTTTCCTGTCATTAGGTGTTTATGCAGTAGAGGAAAATCATTTACTGCACCAATTTTAACCTGTATTTAGTTTcgatttgaaataaatcataaatgcaaaagaaatggaTTTCTGTCTGGTCTGCTGAAGGTGTTGGCATAGGTATAAGAATGATGTCCGTCggaaataatttttttttggggggggaaATATATATATTGATCGCAGCTAATGTGAGGACGGTATAAAAAAGGTATATGATGatgactagggccggccaaaacttgcatcctgcaaatgcaaattttgcaaaaacttgcatatccgagatttttctgcaaactTATTGCGTGTGCAAACTTTGCAGTTTTATCAGCAACATATGACATTTGTCTGCAATTTCAGCTATTTTAGCACAAGGTATTGATATTTCtgcacttttttttaaaattttttttGGGATAACATTGTGAAACAgaagttttcctcattttttttttaaaaactggcTCTGCCTCTTTTTTCATTGCACTTTTTTAGATACACTAAATTAAAGGTAGGGACGGGCAGTTTTTTTGGGCAGCATACTTCTCCTCTAAAAGTCAGCAGACACACCTTCATATGTTTCCACGAGGTATCAGTAAATGGCCAGGAAATGATGGTTAATTTGGGAAAGAATTGGCCTGCTATCATGACAAAGTGATCTTATTTCTAACATGTATTGAAacttaattttcaaaacaaaattgctgTGTAATAGTTTCACTTTGACATTTATAGCTACCATTTTGTCATGCAATATTAAAGATATAGGTATAACATGCTAGTCTAGCTTATTGTTCTGAGAGGCAGcatgaacaattgaaaaattttCTCCCCAGGTTtatttgttaaaaagtcagatggtagctctctcgcttggcctgccatctgaatatgggtgtcccaattaagggattATCCCGCTCCGTCGTCACAACCAGCACTAATTATTTCCTCACCCTTGGTAATGACCGCaagtttgcccatttaagctgcCAATGCAGAAACTTATACTGTAATTGAAATACTGCAAAGATGCTTGAAGTTGGATAACCAGGTAACAAACCAGGATCCgcaaattggagagctgatGCTCTACCAACACTGTACCACAGCTGGCCTCTTCTCCCCAGAAAGATCAGCCATTCTAGACATCGGGAGCcgtttttgaccaccttccagcaatttctgccatatTCTGCCACTTCTGGCAGTTTATGTGtttttgagattttcattcattatcttgatacaattcTCTTCGATTAAAAATTAGTACAATATTGAGTTCGACCATTGGAAATTCCGTCTCGTAAGCCTTCACCGTGCCagaatccattttcctctgtaGGAGCAGCTGCTCAACTACCATATTTGGAGCCGAGAATTGGATCAAACCCTCCTGAGCGAGTTAGGTAAAAATGGATCAGATTTTGAACTCTGAGTGGGGAGGCTAAGCATTGCCTAGAGCTGGTGATCGGCGGGAACGATTGTGGTTCAATAAACAAACCGTTTTTAATAGAAGCTCTAAAGGCTTGGGTAATCGGTACCAAGCACCTTATCTCTCCTCAACAAACTGACGAACTAACGAAGTTAGACGATACGACAAGTTCAACTCTGAACGCAAAAACGCCGGAATTAGCAGATAATGGTGAATCCTCTATAGTAACACCCGTATCAAACAACGTACAAATTACAGCCTCAGTCTGTAACATTCACCATAATGTGAAGGGTGGTGTTTACTCCACCATCCTAAATGGTGTTCTAAGATAGTAAAGTATGGCTtgaaaaaattcaacaataaGGGCTGCGACAAGGTAAATTGCGATTTTTTTCATCCCTACATGTgcatcaaatcaatgaaatttggagcTTGTTATAATCCTAGGTGCAAGACCATCCATGTGAAAGGGACACAACGAAGGCGCCCAGTCCCTGTTACCCATTACACCCCACCACAACCTTTAAATGGTGCCGTTTTTCCCTTTCCTCCCCCGATCCCAGACAGCCCCTCGCACAACCCAATAGAGACCCAAGTGAGAGGTGCATCACGGGCTTACTACGCCAGTGTGGCAACTGCAGCTAACCCTTCCCCATCCACCCTTCCTCCCCCTACTTTTCCATCTTCCTCTATTGTCCCTGCCGTTGTACCACCCCGGGATCCTCAAAACCTATTTGTTAtgaagcaggattttttaaggctGGAGGGAATGGTACAAAGCCTGATATTGCAAATGAATCAAAACCGACCAATCCCGTAAAAGGTATCTACCTAAACGCTCActgtctcatttcaaaacaagattCGTCTCAAGTAAAATTTCTTGAGGAATTGGCTATagccgaaaaaaaatctcatttatATCCATAACCGAAACCTGGCTCAGGGGCGGAGTTCTTGACGaagaaatattgataaaaGGTTTCACGCTGTTTCGTAGCCACAGAGTGAGACCCAAAAACCCAATCTTTCCGCACGGAGGAGTATGTTTCTACATCAAAGATGGGCTTTTAACTCGCACTTCAAAAATGCCTAACGGAGAAATCGAGATCCTTGTTGTTCACGTAATGTCCCTGGATTTAACACTTATCACCATCTACAGACCGCCTTCCTGCTCTCCCGCTTTATTTCATGATGGACTAGTGTTCATTCAAGACGAACTGGCAAAATCTACTTGCTCGCAATATCTAATCTTAGGAGATTTTAACATCCCCCAAAACTGTGGTTGAGTGGCATCCCAATCCTCTTGGTTACATACCAATGCCCAAGTCCTTGTCAAAATTTTACCAGAGACTCGAGGATTTCATGTTCGAAGGCAACCTCTCTCAGCATGTCGGTTCAGCCACACGAACCGACAATATAGTACTAGACTTAGTGCTCTCCAGCAGTCCGGATCTGGTGTCAGCCATTCAggtcactccaaccaaattATCGGATCACAACTTGCTTGAAATATGCACTACAATTGGGGAGAAGAAATCAATAGTTcaaaaaaagtcttgaaaacaGGACTAGCCAAGTATCTGTTTCATGAAGAACACTGGTCTTTGATAAATTTAAGCCTAGCCAATCTTGACCTagttcccaaaatggaacatgaatCCAACATTGACGACGCCATGAATATGATGATATCTTCATTTGAAGACGTTTGTGACCAACTAAAATTACCTATCTTGTCAAGCAAGGAAAATCAAACCACTATTCCAAAATACagacaaaaacttttcaagaaacgagTGTCTCtgacaaaaagattgaaatcattAAATGATCATTCGTTCATATCGCGAAACATCTgcagaaaaattgaagccatagacgttcttttgaaaaactcgtTAGAAAAGGATCAGGcacagaaggagaagaaagtaGTTCACGATGTCAAATctaatccgaaggcattttacACATATGCCATCTCTAAGCTATAAGCGAAAGGCCAATAACCTTATAGGACCAATTAGATTGCCGAATAGAGAGGAAGTCTCCAATGCGACCCAAGTAGCTAATATCCTTGGCGATCAATTTTCTTCGGTCTTTTCAACTCCAACTCAACATATGCTAAACGACCCCTGTTTGGGCGACTACAGTTCACTTCTAAAAGACGTATTGATTGACAAGAAGGAAGTCGTCGAAGCTATCAATTTCCTGAAATCTTCAAGCTCTCCAGGACCTGACGGTGTAACGGCACAGTTCCTTAAATGCACATCACTAGTCATCGCTccatatttttccatatttaaTGAATCGTTCTTTGTCAGAGGGGAGGGTACCCACACAACTAAAACATGCCCATATAGTCCCCATTTATAAGGGAGGAAATAGGGATCAACCTGTGAATTATCGACCAATCTCATTAACGTCGAATGtttccaaagttatggaaaagcttgCTAAGACAAAGTTTCTTGAATACCTTGACATAAAAGGTTGCATTCCTGACCAGCAGCATGGTTTTCGTGCCCACTTTAGCACTGTGACACAATTGATTCAGCACTTTGACGACGTTATAGAGGGACTACAATATAGCGATTGCGTAGATGTTAtatacttggactttgctaaagcatttgacaaagtgGATCATATTCTACTGCTAAGTTATTTAAGTAAACTAGGGGTTGGAGGAAATATTTACTCTTGGATCAGAGATTTCCTCACCAACCGCACACAAGCCGTTCGAGTTGACGGCTGCTTAGGCTGCCCTCGAAACGTGGTATCTGGGGTACCTCAAGGAACTATTCTGGGTCCGATCTTGTTCGTTTTATTCATTGCACCACTACACGGATTGCCCTtccagtcttcaatatcttcttatgctgacgatactaaGCTAGTGTTCGGAAGAAATTCACAGAACCGGACAGACCTGCAAACTGACTTGGACGttgtatacaaatgggtccactctcaaaacatggaattaaatggggataagtttcgaatcatgacgtacaaccaaaatgaaatagGCAAGCCAATTTAACACCGACAATCGCCTGAAACCCATTTTATCAGTAAGCTCCATTAAAGACCTTGGAATaatagttgaaaataacggtaaatttgaagaacacatccaatcgaaagtgaccaaagcataccaaacttgtggctggatataccgaactttcaaatccagagatGCTTATACTATGAAAATTTTGTACAAGTCTATTGTTCAACGgcatttagaatatgcttccccaatctgggcgtCAATGAATGTAGGGGGGCTGaataaaatagaaaaagtacaaagaagttttacataatatattgcaggcatgtcccacttaagctattgggaaagactgcaATCCCTTAAATTATATATAGCATTCAGCGTAGGTACGAACGCTACCTAattctttatgtttttaaatgcctccatgcactttgtcctaacccgggaatgAAATATAACGTTagtgacagaagaggcatcacgtgtgaaatcaaattcaatttcaacccatcagataaaaagttggtgaagaccttaaaatcctgttttgtactaaaccgagcaccaaccctttataatctgctaccatgctcacttcTATTCACTAGATGATCCaatgttaagttttaagcgacatttagatcgttttttatcaaccatccCAGACTAGCCCTTCGTTCAAGGGTGCactagagcggcaaattcgaacgcattatgtgaccGAATCTTTTACCAATTGtgacttacggggaactcattctcctgtatcggtatatcaaacccgaaaagaatatctaaaaaaaaaaaaaaatcatggcgACGAGAGTTACTACGTCagaattttgcttttcattcactaatgcttgatttgaaaggcAGAAATGGCCTTTAAAGCCTTCTAGAACGAGTcggtgcctatgttttgacaagtttatttgcaagtttttgtgcaaattcaggtgatttttctgcaaatttactgtcaataaagaccatattcatatgcaagttttggccggcgCTAATGATGGCGTTCTCACGATAATTTTGGCAGGTTGCTGGCCTAATTTCAAACCCAGTGAAGGTGAAAAAGACAAGATACGAGGAAAAGATCAAAAGACAAATTCCTTTTGGTCAGATGTCgaacaattgcaaaataaCTTGTCAAATTGTACATCAAGATATATCTAATCCACTTGCCGTTAACAAAAACCCAACCAGAAAATACCCAAATCAGCTTTTTCTGGCGTAAGATGGTGGAAAATGAGCTCGGCCTGAACGGATTTGGTCACCCTCTAGCTGATGGTTTATTTCGCATGGTTCGTCCCCCCAAAACAACGCTCTTTAGTTACAACACAAACCCGAGACGAGAGTCAAGTCAGTCAAGTTCATGAGGATCATTCGTTGCCTTGTTGGGTCGTGGTCCGTCATGCCGTAtcggtca
This window harbors:
- the LOC131885216 gene encoding beta-TrCP-like (The sequence of the model RefSeq protein was modified relative to this genomic sequence to represent the inferred CDS: added 261 bases not found in genome assembly), translated to MASPDGPCVAVIPPLDHPPVLGGAAEDEVARAVLASEEEEEEDDSEEVGHGLATGQAAALSDDEDQEDEEADGQAEAVPHQLARQIERASPGHNCDNCLHARRFAYPQPRLKSSLLRSMRRTGLHFSPTHPGRRSPAPSTTVVDILTLIIQWQMYHLSDQILSYLDAVSLRTCEEVCCLWRGYIRHQKTWRKVVVNTAKETPQLMELNGWNRLLSRLSTTRDMVDMDVFKNLYWKMTTLKEVWRHQALSENKNHFKRSGTIVWTFLPSGRSVSVYTQGKGYVIKIHDDMTFKFRALLRSTLGTVKKDNLCLDATEKRIAVGGFVSQKVWVFNVKEGPITRKRHLEYLLGVMKGELARAEPTLDIELYKFINAESGVRKIKLHPDEKRMAVLLPSNQSVEIWDIDQVIRLQTHSVQADSLYLIWKEGILVTAPTYSGIIQVFNTDRETRVGTVVGNLRRIDAIAMYNQLIVTAEGKMIKLWSMPDEKMLIHWIATKGHLCSLFLNDVIVVSGSSAGVVKIWDLKTLFLLKGVDCVPIRRITMKGILHYPIKFIHLWSYTNMVIVAKYEAKKRKDKVKIVQVKTY